In Plasmodium brasilianum strain Bolivian I chromosome 12, whole genome shotgun sequence, the genomic window tgcttttttaaaaaaattattaaccaCAATTTctctctatttttttagcATATGCATTTATGATATCAGCTAAGAACGCAAAACTTTTGaagaacatttaaaaaatgaataagtGATATTAGATAGACCTACGTTTGCATCAAATACGTAATTTTACGTGTTCTTTTGTGGAGGTTATGCACACGCTTACGGTTAGACAAattaaaacttaaaaaaaatatgatggCGCGAAATAAAACGAAGCGAACTAAaggcaaaataaagcaaaatgatGGGCgattaataacaaaaaatgaatgaaacATAACATAGACATAAAAGTAAACATAAACgtaaacataaacataaacgTAAACATAAACGTAAACATAAACGTAAACATAAACGTAAACATAAACGTAAACATAAACGTAAACATAAACGTAAACATAAACGTAAACATAAACGTAAACATAAACGTAAACATAAACGTAAACATAAACGTAAACATAAACgtaaacataaacataaacgTAAACGTAAACATAAACGTAAACATAAACGTAAACATAAACGTAAACATAAACGTAAACATAAACGTAAACATAAACGTAAACATAAACGTAAACATAAACGTAAATAGAATGTAGTGTGCTAAAGACCCCATTTAAGgaacacaaaataaaatagaaaaacaacacttattataaaacaaaaaaaagaaaatgttaatatattttcatgcgtctatttcttttttttccaaaaaagctgaatgttaaaaatgttttcctCTAAACCGATAGTATATATCTCCAACTCTTTTACTCAAAGGGGGAAATATGCACAAAGCGTAGTATAAAACTTCCCTAAGCGCGAACATCCACGTACATCcatgtacacatacacacaaatAAATATCCATCTATACATACCTGTATGCGCAACTATAACGACTGAACAGAAACGGAGATGACAACGGAGTACCCTTTTCCATCTCCCCCCTTACCGCATGGCCGAAATGAGGCTAAAAATTTTGCCTTTCCTACCCTCCCCGCTTTTCCCTGACTTGTAAGCAGCCCCAGGTCTCAAGGTTTAGGGTAATTTGGCATAGGCAAATTTTGGTTTTTCAGATTTTGGACTTGTTCTAGTATTTCTTGTAACTTTTCTTTAGgcgtatttttaataatagctagctgtttttgtttttgtctAATTTTATCCCTAACTAGTCTAAGTCTGTCCTCCGAATTTTGAAGCATTAATGCGTCATATCTATCAACAATCATAAGATGAAAATCGAATGCAGCAAATGAAGCAATTTGAATAAAAGCTTGTCTTTGTTCTATATCTGATGGGTCAATTTgaaatttttctaattttgcATCAATAGATTCTTTTAAAtcatttcttaattttatattcatagaTGCAAAAGATTGGTCAAGTTGTTCCATAAGTTGTGATTCCATAGTTGAACATTGAGAATGTATTCTAATAACTTCATCAAGAATTTTTAAGCTCTCTTCTGGATCTAATAATCCTTTTTTATCTTCTATAGGTGATATTTTACCCAAAATACATGGTTCTTGGCTAATTATTTCATCAATTATAATACGTCCTCTTACTAATCCTTTAACAGCTAAATTGTTACCTACTTTTGTTACATCCTTTATTTCAGCATATACAGCTAAAGGAGCTAATACTCCTGTtttatgattaaaaaaacacattccaaaaatttttttttttttttcttccccaTTCATACTAATTTCTCTTGTCAtgcttttaaatatttcctcTACATGCTCTCCATTAAATTGCATATAATCCTCAAAGCCTATTTGAAGTGGGGAAGGCTCATTTGACATTTCTTCTAACAATATGGGGAAAAAACCTAAAGTATTATCTTCATCGAATTCTTTAAtccattcatttattcttcCTTTTACATTTCTGGGTACATCTTCAATTATTGGTTTGTCcgttaaatttattttataattttctgcATAAAGCGCATGCTTATACTTATGCTTCTTACTGTTCCAGAAGCAAGTTTTTTCCCCCTCTCCCATAGGGAAGTTGCTGTAGTGCTTGCTGCTGCCTAGGTGGTAGTAGCTGCTTCCTACGTAGTGGTTGCTACTCCCTATGTAGTGATAATTATTCCTATTTCTCTTGCTTTTTCTATACTTTATGGGATTCATCCAATACCCcaaatttgtaaaattgGACGAAGatttaatatttgaaaacTGGTCAACATCCTTTTTCTTTCCATGAAATAAATTGGTCCGCCCCCTGTAGCTgttgttaaatatattcccTACATTTTTCTTAGCTCTCTTATAAcaatcatatattaaaacgtTTTTCTCATTTAATGAGATATTTTTGTTCAAGTAGATACTCCCTAGGCTTgacacataaaataaaaggaagaaaTGAAACCAAAAAGGGCTCGTCAGTTTCATATCTTACGGTGGAAGaagattaaatatatacgcatGCGTACGACTgtacgtgcatatataaatatgtatatgggtgcgtatatgtatgcgtatatgtatgcatatatgtatttgtatttgtatgtgtatgcgtatttgtatgcatatatgtatttgtatttgtatgtgtatttgtatttgtatttgtattcGTATTTGTATTCGTATTTGTATTCGTATTTGTATGCGTATTTAAATGTgcatttttatgtacatttttacgTGCATTTATAGGTGAATTCATATGAgagtatgtacatacgttCATATGCACCTTTAcaagtacataaatatgtacgtatgtatgttcATGCACATATTCCCATATAACATTTTCAGTGTAACAATAGGTTGTcgcaaaaaattaaatgaagccttcattaatttttgtatttcttcATAGGCCACCTTAAATAAGAgatcatacatacatgcagaAAAGTATGCGAATGACTTATGTGCAGCTTAGTGAGatatgtgtaaaaaaaaaaaaaaaaaaaaaaaaaaaaaagcaatttcgtttttttactttctacataatatatcattttaacTTTACGTTATTCATTGCTACCATTTGAAtttcatacttttttatGCCAACAAATGATTGGGGAATTTTTTGCATATAGTAATCTCACTGTACAACTGCCTTACGTATGAAAAggtaaatgtatacatataaatacatatatatatatacatataaatacaaatatatatacatataaatacaaatatatatagatatgaatacatatatatatagatatgaatacatatatatatagatatgaatacatatatgtacatatacgtgtatacatatttgtatgttttttttttttttttttttaaatttttttcctcaaaTTTTAATCTATTCCTGCGTACagttattcatttttaaaaagccTTTCTATTTAGTATACCCATGTAATCATTGATCATAGTTCTAAAACCTAcccaatttaaaaaaaaaaaaaaaaaaaaaaatatgtatatttaaaaataaataatactgcCCCAAAGTTGTGTAAACTGCttacaaatttttaaggAATAACTATAaatgctttaaaaaaaaaataagcacaGGAATGACGAAACGGTAGTATGCTatgcagaaaaaaatacGCCTTTGAAATATAATGAGATAAGAACAAATGGATGCTTACGCGTACATTCTGCatacatttatgtgtatatgtacatgtacattgGTAAGAGGATTATTCCGCTTATCGCAAAGCAGGTAGGTTTTCACCAacaatttgaatattttcatttttcttaacGGACCAAGATGACTTACTTAACTGCATGTTCAGccaaatttattattatgaaagaAACCTCAAAGACCCCAAACTGCGTATGAGagtaaaactttttttatataaccatgtttatatttattattatgttttttcccttttgcagttaaattcaaaattatatttgcaaaaaaattGATTCAAGGTTTTAAGATATGTATTGCATTGTTTTCAAGGGTGAAAAGGATTATACATGCATTGATGTGTATagagtaaatatatatatatatatatatatatatataaatacatgtacagtacatatatacatacacacatatacatatgtatatatgtacccaTGCGAACGcctaatttttaaattttttttaaaaaagtgaaTGGTGTTTCACTTGATAtactaaaaattaacatGCATGATATATACCTAATTTGGGCAATTACAAAATAGccaaattcaaaaaaaaaaaaaaaaaaaaaaaaaaacatagcATAATAAAGCACAACATACAAAGGATGTGGATGAAGCATAATGGAATGGgacaaaatgaaataaaacaaaagtgTTAGAATTAtggtatttatatatatatatatatatatatttttttttttttttttttcttaaaaatagcaaaacAATCAAAAAGGTAGCAGTATTAACATAAACATTATGTAGCAATTGTAATTACAATAGcctaaatttattaattttcgtACGACCACGTACACATAAAATAACACACTTGCGCAAATATAGAGAAATGCACTGTATTGattatttcataataacTACATAATTATTGCGTTTTAATTTCCTGCATGTCGACGTGTGTATAAATGGggatattttacatataggTATTCTACATGTTAAACTTGACTCATTACAATGACTAGATTCTTTTTCCTAATCAATCTacctcttttttaatatatacatatacatacatatatatgtatgttacTTCTCGCCTCTGCTTCTATTCACTTTGAAAGGAATTAACTCTTGGCATGAGTCCTTAGGTCCCCACCCCTAACTCAGCTGCACTTTGGAATCCTCAGATAATTTCGTCTCATAATGCAAAGGGGTATAAAAATAGTCcatataatacaattttttaatataaaatataatggaaAGAAGTACTGTTAATGCGAACACAATCCATAaactatataaattaaaaaaagagatttttaaaaacatattttcttttttattatattcattatatgtTCTTGGTCTTGTATTAGTTGCATGAGTAGGGCAATTCGATTCAACGAAgccaattttattatttttaatatcaaatattacttgtttatttttaaaaaatgttaatccTAATATAGGCTTATTATTTACTTGTTTCTCTATACCTTTACACCAAAAGTTCTCTTTCTTATATAGATATGAATCTGACTTccacaataattttttattatctgatatcgttatatatatatctggTAAATCATCAATATATTTCCAGCATTGAACGCCATCAACAATTTTCACACacatattttcttttgctataatattttttaaagctaatttaaaattatcaaaataaaCTAGTGGGTTTTCAAAAGATTCATTTGTCATTCGTAATCTCTTATTAATATCAAATGCATTGTTCATATCttgtatacataatatatctaagtaataatttaatctattatatatatcttcagGGATATGTGTAAATGTACTACCGGAGTCCACTAACATTTCAATTCCTTTTTCATCATTCAGAAGATCTATACCATAGAATTCTAATCCTCgtattcttatataataataatattttcttgttACATTCTcccatattattttttctatatccTTAAGTGTTCCCTTAACCGTTTCAGTCTCTTCATGTTGCTTCGAGTTTGAAGGAGAAGTCAACTGCTCTTCTCCCTCCCCTTTCCTGGCACTACTACCACTGTTTACACCGTTAGCACGCTTGCCCCGATAGTTGGTCCTCTGTGCGCCCTctttcataatataatttttttcatatccCCCCACAATGAGCTCCCCCCCGTACTCAGATATACATATAgcaaacattatttttacatttagtgcattttgaaataataaattaataaaagtagGTACTCCATTCGGTTTAGTTAGACTTAATCCTAACACTCCTGTAGCTTgctgatataaaaataaactctCTTCATGCATATGGCAtcccatatattttttaaaggatATACTCTTATTGTTGTAAGATGGTACAGTAACTATATCTGAAAAATAGAACCCACTAATTTGAGAACCTTCACAATAGGATTGTAGATATTCACATCTTCCTTTAAcacaatttaatttaaatggaCATTCAACTTTATCACAGTATAAAATGGATGATGTTTTTGAATGATTCAAATTAAATGGATTTTCCATATGTATACCACAGTCCTTACATCCTGAACATGGGAAACTCAAAGATGACGAGCCTGTGTCAAGTATTAAAGATATTCTTTGTTTTGGTGTTCCTACatctatatctataaaataatatgcatattcaTCTATATCaccatataatttatatttgtataaattttcCGTCTCCTTATTTTCCACTTCCTCAATTTTGCATTCTActtgtattaaaaaatgaactaatataaaaaagattaacaaaaaaaaaaaaaaaaaaaaaaaaaaggctgtttttttttcctgatAAAATGAACATTCATCTTTGTTTCTTTGTtcttttattccttttgtgtaatctttatttttgctaTAACAGTGATGAGGTGTGCAACTTACGATGGTATGCGCAATTCGTTACTACTCGACTTCTCCGCTTTATTTCGCTATCTTTCCCGATTAATTTAGCTAATTTCCCCACTTAATTTCACTGTTTTTTCCGCGATGTCTcactttattttactaatttttccGCTATTTTTTCCGCTATTTTTTCCGCTTTTTCTTCCGCTTTTTTTTCCGCTTTTTCTTCCGCTTTTTTTTCCGCTTTTTCTTCCGCTTTTTTTTCCGCTTTTTCTTCCGCCTTTTCTTCcactttttttccttttttattttatttcccccttcttcctcttttatatttatcacgGGGGTGGGGAGGGGTAGCAAGTTGACGAAGGCACAAGAGAAATGAATGAAACCTGCTGAACTGGAAAATTACAAATTCGCACAGCACAGTACGGAACAATAAGATTCGGAGCAATaagagtaaaataaaaaaaaaaaaaaaaaaaaaaaaaaaaaaaaaagaaaaaaaaaaaaaaaaaaaaaaaaaaaaaaaaaaaaaaatatatataaaagtgtaTCACCTTacgatataaaaatttaccctttattcaaaataaattaaaaaaataaatacataaaaaaaaaaataaaaagaattgaTATCATTTTCGTCGGTTGAGCAAGTATTATTCCTAAGGCGAAAAGTTATCTGGCTGTTAGTCTTTATATCTGCGTCGTCATTTTCATGTCTGGTAGAACGGAAAATGGAACTAGATGAATACTAAATTTTGTATTGATTATATTTGCACGAATCTAAGTAACTGTTTGTATCTGAGTCTACACTGTTGTACATACTTGTGTACACATGTGTGAGGTACAAAAACAGCATGCTGCCTAACTCTGCGTAACGTTTTGCAAATcttctaaaaatattttatctctaagatatatacaaatacaattatacaggaaggaaaaaaaaaaaaaaaaaaaaaataataataataataataatacagctatatgtacatatatacccatCAACACAATTTATTCGTTTTAGTTTTATATctgtatgaaaaaaataaaaaaaaatatatagagcGAGCGGTACATTTCACGGATCctactttatatttatttcaatttatttcattacatttggacttatctttttatttcgtttcaCTGTCCCTTAGgtttatatacgtatatcaacacatatgttcatttatatatacgtatatctacacatatgttcatttatatatacatatatctacacatatgttcatttatatatacgtatatctacacatatgttcatttatatatacatatatctacacatatgttcatttatatatacgtatatctacacatatgttcatttatatatacatatatctacacatatgttcatttatatatacgtatatctACAAgtacgtatatttatatttatatttatatatatatatgtatatacatatgcacatatttgTTTATGTAACTCCACTTGCATATTATTACCTTGTTTTGCAACaaatatcatataaaattcaaaatttttgaaatttttttttttttttataagtatttttcgggtatacaaattttaaaaacacaAAAGAATAGTAGCACACAAAATAAACTTGCTTTGCTATAAAAATTGtaccacaaaaaaaaaaaaaaaaaaaaaaaaaaaaattttaagtgtGTAACGTTAATTCCAAAAAAGGattgcacatatatacacatgtgtatatattttgtcaTTTCTTATATAGCTACAAAAGGGGGATAACGAAGTTGTTATTTCGAAAATTACCATTTCCTTCTAGTAGCATTGTTTCCTACCCacctctttttattttatttatttatttatttttttttttgttttatgccAACACAAAGTAGTGAAATGGTAAAATAGCGAGATTGCacattaaaacaaaacatgaaagaaaaagaacaaattagCGTATGGCACTTCAAAAAGATATCAatcaaacaaatatatacacatatataaatatacacatatatatacatatataaatatacacatatatatacatatataaatatacacatatacatacatatatgcaataACAGCAGAAAAATGgtttaaaacatataataacaaaagagtgctattaaaaatataaaaaattaatacatacCATAGTGGCAAAGGGTACATAAGAATATGCCTATGcgagtatgtatatatggacTCACGTACGTAAGTATAACATGTGTGTACTGTATGATGTGTTACATATGAATGGGTATCGTATTATGCTAAAGTAAACGAgatatactaaaaaaaaaaatggtacaTATACTTTATAAACTTTTagaattatcaaaaaaaaaaaaaaaaaaaaaaaaaaaaaagggaaaatatgcatatatcacataataaattttattatgcataaaagtaaataaacaaatatatatatatatatatatatacattacatatgtatgtataagtatatatatgaattatgtatgcatgtattatttatatatatattatttttatatgtattatttatatgcgtattatgtatgcacgtatatttttttttcgttatcTGTCGATCCCTGTTTCGGTGAAAAACCCCTCTACCCACttttcaaagaaaaaaaaaatttgcctAAACCAAAAATTAATCTAtacaagaaaatataaaaactgcAAGCGGTAAGTCATGACAAGTatgtgtttattttatttacatataaatatatatacatataaatatatatacatataaatatatatacatataaatatatatacatataaatatatatacatataaatatatatacatataaatatatatacatataaatatatatataatatatatatatatatatatatatatatatatatatatatatatatatatatacgcacgtacatatgtatttgtagtaaatgtatatatatacatataaactcATGCACTAGTAAAAATCATGTTAATAGCAATCCAATGTAATTGCAATTTTGCaactttttatttccatCCCATTCAGCTATTGCtcataaaataagtaaaacaGAGCAGCATAGTTTTCATGAACTTTATCAAGCGCTTTTTTgtttgaatttaaaaaaaaaaataaaataaataaataaatataaatatatatatatatatacgtgtattacaaaaatgtaaGTATAAACTTATGTACCTATATACgtgcatatgcatatatatacatatgcatatatatacatatatatacatatgcatatatacatatgcatatatacatatatatattatatatgtagtgATAGAAACATATTGGGCGTACTAAAAatacagtaaaaaaaaatactgaaCTGGGTGTACTGTCAAcgaaataaatgcataaaaaacaattcaaatcagaaaaaaaattttgtaaatttttttatcaagttatactttatttttaatgccATGTGCATTTTATTAACGTCGAAGGAGCGATCTCATCGTTAAAATTACTACTGTACGCTTTTTCAATTCAAAAGGAACTCTACGTTTTTGTATATCAttcttatacatatatatgcctataatacatatgtacataggtacatatatatgtgtatacgtaaattaaaacaaagaTAAAGCAAagaactttttttaattttgaaacGACAATTTTGaacataagaaaataatatttttctgaaCAGTTTTTCGATTTATTCATTAACGTAAAAATGGTGGAAGGGACCAACGAAAAAAGTGAGGAAAGATAAAAAAgctaaaaaaagaataatgagataaatgaaaaaaatgagaaaaatgagaaaaatgagataaatggaaaaaatgagataaatgaaaaaaatgagataaataagaaaaatgagaaaaatgagataaatgagaaaaatgaaaaaaatgagataaatgaaaaaaatgagataaatgaaaaaataaggagAAAGTAAAAGTGAGAATTAACATGCGAGTGACGGAAGAACGTTTTCGTCAAAATTAAGTCCATCTAAACGATAATTCGTTCTAATGTAAAGAGGCCGACTCAATGCTGTACAGTACATACATTTGTGCACAAGCGCACTAACACACCGTCCGTTCGTTTTTCCTTCACCCCCTCTCTTTGTAGAAAACGctgttgaaaaaaaaaaggctgAGGATAAGACCAAGAAAAACgtgaaaaaagagaaaaatatgaaaaatatgaaaaatgagaaaaacgCGAAAGATGCGAAAAACGCGAAAGACgcgaaaaatgcaaaaaacgcgaaaaatgcaaaaaacgCAAAAAACGCGAAAAACAAACCAAAggttataaataataatgacaaGGACATGAAAAAGAAtgataagaagaaaaatatcgGAAAACAAAAGGTTACTGATAAAAGCAAGGTTAAGAAAACGTTAGATAAAAATGTGGAccataaaaacaaattaaaaaaaatgaaaggcgctgataaaaacattaagaagaaaaaaataaaaacatccATCCGTTATAAAAGGTTATATACATtcgttaatttttgtttattacaTGAAATgtagttaatatattttttttttttttttttgttttgtttttatggGAAGGGGCAAATAAGAAACACGAGTTGTTACATTGTTGTTGTTAAGTTGATGAATGTTTCTTGTCTTTTTTTGTAGTttcttttatgtatgtagttgtatgtatgtgctgCATGTGTCCTGCTTGAAGTGAGTGTCTTTCGCAAGTGCCTATCTTGTGTATATCCCTCCGCACGCTGCATGGTCGTTTATCATTCATCAATTATCAATCATCATGGCATTAATCATGTTGAGACATAATCGTTAATGATTACTTATCCATTTTTCCTGTGAAGGCCGAGAACCCTGAAACTCCCAAGAAATCCCAAATGCCCCAAAATTGTCAAGTCCTGTTATAGAAAGACGTTGGATAAAtatggaataataaaatacccCTTAACATCCGAAAAAgctatgaaaaaaattgaagaaataaatacattagTGTTCATATGTGACAAAAGAGCGGATAagagaaaaattaagaaatcaGTGAGCAGCTTGTTCGGAATTACTTGCGATAAGGTGAATGTGCTTAACAGGTAGgtgcttaaaaaaaaaaaaaaaaaaaaaaaaaaagtaagaatTCGAGAGTGCAATGGAGTGGAGTATAGAGTACAGAGAAGTACAGCAGAATAGACTACTGTATAGGAAAAAAAGCAGAGGAACGGAAATAGTCGTAAATTGTTAACAGTTCATGTATACCAAGGCACAGGCCCCTTTAAAACGGGCAACCGTgcgcatgtacatatgtgtatatacataggTACCTGCttacatacgtacgtacgtAGTTATGttcacacatatatatatatacatttgtgtGTGTTATGCGTGTATCAATTTTTCAGACTGAACGGAGATAAGAAGGCGTACGTTCGCTTGTCAAAGGAACATGATGCTTTGGAAGTTGCTAACAAAATtggaattttataaaaaaaaggaatagcagtacatattatttttatacttatgTGTATTTTCAACGTGTTACATGTTACAATGTGTTAATAGgcttattccttttttataactcAAATTAGGTCGATGCAtttacatgcacatatacataaatatattatacgtatgtgtatgtatgcacgcACATGTGCACATATTAAAGAGGAATAATTAAAACTGCGATAGTCATATTTGTGGATGGACCTTTAGCAGTAATTTCAACTCCATCTTTaatggaattttttttttttttttttttttttattaattaaataaagtttaattagataaaaaaaatagttctAAGAAGAcagttaaaatttaaataaaaaacgaaataaaaattaagcgaaatgaaatgaaaaaaaaaaaaaaatcgtagcgcagtaaaatgaaaaaagtaatacaaaacaaaaaagaaaaaaaaaaaagtatagtTGAGCAAAGTATACTGAAGTGTAATACAatacaattaaatatataaaattagaattcAACAAAATGAATTCGAAATAAAGTATagcaaaaatgaataaattatattatactatGTGGAGACAAATTTTCTCCAGGGGGGAAAAGCAGATAGTGCCGTTCTCATAGAGGAAATAAAGCGATCGTTTGTTCTCATCCccatattaattataattgaatttctttttttaaaatttcgtATGGACAAGGCTTTGAGTTATCCGAAGGGAAATTATCAGGGGAACTATCATCAATTTCGAAcgaacatttatttttataaaatgataCAGCATTGATGTTATTTTTCAAAACTGTACAAATGATTTTCTTCAACTTAATATGTTTACATAGGTTTTCTAGCAtacttattaaatatttcccAAGGCCTAATTTAGT contains:
- a CDS encoding plasmepsin V; translation: MLFLYLTHVYTSMYNSVDSDTNSYLDSKGGRKSGKKSGRKSGKKSGRKSGKKSGRKSGKNSGKNSGKIIHFLIQVECKIEEVENKETENLYKYKLYGDIDEYAYYFIDIDVGTPKQRISLILDTGSSSLSFPCSGCKDCGIHMENPFNLNHSKTSSILYCDKVECPFKLNCVKGRCEYLQSYCEGSQISGFYFSDIVTVPSYNNKSISFKKYMGCHMHEESLFLYQQATGVLGLSLTKPNGVPTFINLLFQNALNVKIMFAICISEYGGELIVGGYEKNYIMKEGAQRTNYRGKRANGVNSGSSARKGEGEEQLTSPSNSKQHEETETVKGTLKDIEKIIWENVTRKYYYYIRIRGLEFYGIDLLNDEKGIEMLVDSGSTFTHIPEDIYNRLNYYLDILCIQDMNNAFDINKRLRMTNESFENPLVYFDNFKLALKNIIAKENMCVKIVDGVQCWKYIDDLPDIYITISDNKKLLWKSDSYLYKKENFWCKGIEKQVNNKPILGLTFFKNKQVIFDIKNNKIGFVESNCPTHATNTRPRTYNEYNKKENMFLKISFFNLYSLWIVFALTVLLSIIFYIKKLYYMDYFYTPLHYETKLSEDSKVQLS
- a CDS encoding 60S ribosomal protein L23 — translated: MVEGTNEKKNAVEKKKAEDKTKKNVKKEKNMKNMKNEKNAKDAKNAKDAKNAKNAKNAKNAKNAKNKPKVINNNDKDMKKNDKKKNIGKQKVTDKSKVKKTLDKNVDHKNKLKKMKGADKNIKKKKIKTSIRYKRPRTLKLPRNPKCPKIVKSCYRKTLDKYGIIKYPLTSEKAMKKIEEINTLVFICDKRADKRKIKKSVSSLFGITCDKVNVLNRLNGDKKAYVRLSKEHDALEVANKIGIL